A single region of the Anaerococcus urinomassiliensis genome encodes:
- a CDS encoding PTS transporter subunit EIIC, with amino-acid sequence MEAFVIYLVFLNYVSTILKHWGGTFGVDFSQEVGGASGLAMIANIKTLDMGMMGALAISGIAIWIHNRYFDKRLPEALGVFKGSAFVLGVGFILMIPVAFLAVLIWPKIQSGMNVFRDVILNSGTLGVGIFVLLERLLIPFGLHHLLYAPMFYDSLVVPGGIYAYWAQKLPEIAAATGSLKEIAPYAQLTATGWSKIFGCVGVAFAFYKTALPENKKKIAGLMIPVALTAVLSGVTEPIEFTFLFIAPQLFVVHAVLAAILSMVMNIFGVVGIYSGGVIEMASLNWIPLAANHWKTYLLMLVIGLVAIVVWYFVFTFLIEKFDFKTPGRTSDKDSAKLYSKKEYRERNNTSKDGAKADKKSTGDKFETMADEILIGLGGPDNIKDFTNCVTRLRVNVVDPSKVESDDYFKGIGTYGTAKNGNSVHVIVGMDIQYVADAFGEILEENE; translated from the coding sequence ATGGAAGCTTTTGTAATATACTTAGTTTTCTTAAACTATGTATCTACAATACTAAAACACTGGGGAGGCACTTTTGGTGTAGATTTTAGCCAAGAAGTAGGCGGAGCTAGCGGGCTTGCAATGATAGCAAACATAAAAACCTTAGATATGGGTATGATGGGAGCCTTAGCTATTTCAGGTATAGCTATATGGATACATAATAGGTACTTTGATAAGAGACTTCCTGAAGCTCTAGGAGTATTCAAAGGATCAGCCTTTGTACTTGGGGTTGGATTTATATTGATGATTCCTGTTGCCTTTCTTGCGGTTTTAATTTGGCCTAAGATTCAATCAGGAATGAATGTTTTTAGAGATGTGATATTAAATTCTGGAACGTTGGGAGTTGGTATATTTGTACTTTTAGAAAGACTTCTAATTCCATTTGGTCTTCATCACTTGTTATATGCTCCAATGTTTTATGATAGCTTGGTTGTACCGGGTGGTATCTATGCTTATTGGGCACAAAAGCTACCAGAGATTGCAGCGGCAACTGGTTCTCTTAAGGAGATTGCTCCTTATGCACAACTTACAGCTACAGGCTGGTCAAAAATCTTTGGTTGTGTAGGTGTAGCTTTTGCCTTTTATAAGACTGCCCTTCCAGAGAATAAAAAGAAGATAGCAGGTCTTATGATACCAGTAGCCTTAACTGCAGTCCTTAGTGGTGTCACAGAGCCAATAGAATTTACCTTCTTATTTATAGCTCCACAATTGTTTGTGGTCCATGCAGTACTTGCAGCTATACTATCTATGGTAATGAACATATTTGGAGTTGTCGGCATCTACTCTGGAGGAGTTATAGAAATGGCGTCCTTAAACTGGATACCACTTGCGGCTAACCATTGGAAAACTTACTTGTTGATGCTAGTTATAGGCCTAGTTGCTATAGTAGTTTGGTATTTTGTCTTTACTTTCCTTATAGAAAAGTTTGACTTTAAGACACCTGGAAGAACTTCTGATAAGGATAGTGCAAAACTTTACTCTAAGAAAGAATACAGAGAAAGAAATAATACAAGTAAAGATGGTGCGAAAGCAGATAAAAAATCTACTGGAGATAAATTTGAAACTATGGCCGATGAAATTCTAATTGGCCTCGGTGGTCCAGACAATATCAAGGACTTCACAAATTGTGTAACAAGACTTAGAGTCAATGTTGTTGATCCTAGCAAAGTAGAAAGTGATGACTATTTTAAGGGAATCGGAACTTATGGTACCGCAAAAAACGGTAATTCTGTCCATGTAATTGTAGGAATGGATATCCAATATGTTGCAGATGCATTTGGAGAAATTTTGGAAGAAAACGAATAA
- a CDS encoding MurR/RpiR family transcriptional regulator yields MIKKNEQDLSATDMIIAKEILDNGIDYNMSINELAKKCYTSRTSVLRFAKKLGFSGYSELKFFVNDSDYESKNYQYLEEDLADIFKSMNKCEKIMIYGNGGYESIVKSTIKYFLEELGILAEVYSGGEEITAFTGKMLEDSGVFIVDFSDNFLAKKLMLQIANIDCLKINIGLPQTKTYKADYSIYYRDQKSEFKFLSLYIKHLEEFFKKYKRHL; encoded by the coding sequence TTGATAAAGAAAAATGAACAAGACCTAAGTGCTACAGATATGATAATTGCTAAAGAAATTCTAGATAATGGTATAGATTATAACATGTCTATCAATGAATTAGCTAAAAAATGTTACACATCTAGAACCAGTGTTTTAAGATTTGCAAAAAAATTAGGTTTTTCGGGATATAGTGAACTTAAATTTTTTGTAAACGATAGTGACTATGAATCTAAAAACTACCAGTACTTAGAAGAAGACCTTGCCGACATATTTAAATCAATGAATAAATGTGAAAAAATAATGATTTATGGCAATGGTGGATATGAAAGTATTGTGAAATCAACTATAAAGTATTTTCTAGAGGAGCTTGGGATCCTCGCTGAAGTATATAGTGGTGGGGAAGAAATTACCGCCTTTACTGGGAAAATGTTGGAAGATTCAGGCGTTTTTATAGTAGATTTTTCAGATAATTTTCTTGCTAAGAAGCTAATGCTACAAATTGCCAATATAGATTGCCTGAAAATCAACATAGGACTTCCACAAACCAAAACATACAAGGCGGATTATAGCATATATTATAGAGATCAAAAATCCGAATTTAAATTTCTAAGCTTGTATATAAAACATTTGGAAGAATTTTTCAAAAAATATAAGAGGCATCTATAA
- a CDS encoding 6-phospho-alpha-glucosidase — translation MANKYSIVIAGGGSTFTPGIVGMLLDNLDKFPIRSIKLYDNDEDRQAKIGGAMEIILKERHPEINFQYTTDPKEGFTDVDFVLAQLRVGKYDMRDKDEKIPLKHGVFGQETCGPGGIAYGMRSIGGVLEIIDYMEEYSPDAWMLNYSNPAAIVAEATRRLKPESKVINICDMPIDLMYKMADMVGLKEWQELDFSYYGLNHFGWFTSIKDKDGNDLMPQIKEHVSKTGFADGIGSGQHIEESWMETFTKAKDVYALDPETIPNTYLKYYFYPDFVLEHTDPNHTRVDEVREHREKDVFSMCQSIIDAGTAKDVEIELDAHATYIVDLARALAENTKERFLLIVPNDGAVPNFDPTAMVEIPCLVGKDGFEKINQDYIPQFQKGLMEQQVSVEKLVVEAWIEGSYLKLWQALTLSKTVPSAKVAKAILDDLIEANKEYWPELN, via the coding sequence ATGGCAAACAAATATTCAATCGTAATTGCAGGTGGTGGATCAACATTTACACCAGGAATCGTAGGGATGTTACTTGATAACTTGGACAAATTCCCAATCAGATCAATCAAGTTATATGACAATGACGAAGATCGCCAAGCAAAAATTGGTGGAGCTATGGAAATTATTCTAAAAGAAAGACACCCAGAAATTAATTTCCAATATACAACAGATCCTAAAGAAGGATTTACAGATGTAGACTTTGTCTTAGCTCAACTTAGAGTTGGTAAATACGACATGCGTGATAAGGATGAGAAAATTCCACTAAAGCACGGTGTATTTGGCCAAGAAACATGTGGACCAGGTGGAATAGCTTATGGTATGCGTTCAATTGGTGGAGTACTAGAAATCATTGACTATATGGAAGAATACTCACCAGATGCATGGATGCTAAATTATTCAAACCCAGCAGCTATAGTAGCAGAAGCAACAAGAAGACTAAAACCAGAATCAAAAGTAATTAACATTTGCGATATGCCAATCGACCTAATGTATAAGATGGCAGATATGGTCGGACTAAAAGAATGGCAAGAACTTGACTTCTCATATTATGGACTAAATCACTTTGGATGGTTTACATCTATTAAAGACAAAGATGGAAATGACCTAATGCCACAAATCAAAGAGCACGTAAGTAAGACTGGATTTGCTGATGGTATAGGAAGTGGTCAACACATAGAAGAATCTTGGATGGAGACATTCACCAAGGCAAAAGATGTCTACGCCCTTGACCCAGAAACAATTCCAAACACATACTTAAAATATTACTTCTACCCAGACTTCGTACTAGAACACACAGATCCAAATCACACAAGAGTTGACGAAGTACGTGAACACCGTGAAAAAGATGTATTTTCAATGTGCCAATCAATAATCGATGCAGGAACAGCAAAAGATGTTGAAATAGAACTAGATGCTCACGCAACATATATAGTAGACCTTGCGCGTGCCCTAGCAGAAAACACAAAAGAAAGATTCTTGCTAATAGTACCAAATGATGGCGCAGTACCAAACTTTGACCCAACAGCAATGGTAGAAATCCCATGCCTAGTTGGTAAAGATGGATTTGAAAAAATCAACCAAGACTACATCCCACAATTCCAAAAAGGACTTATGGAACAACAAGTATCAGTAGAAAAACTAGTAGTAGAAGCTTGGATTGAAGGTTCTTACCTAAAACTATGGCAAGCACTAACTCTATCAAAAACTGTTCCATCTGCAAAAGTTGCAAAAGCAATCTTAGATGATTTAATAGAAGCAAACAAAGAATACTGGCCAGAACTTAACTAA